ggtgcagtggatcacatctgtaatcccaggactttgggaggctgaggtaggtggatcacctgaggtcaggagttcaggactggcctggccaacatggtgaaacctcatctccactaaaattacaaaaattagctgggtgtggtagcaggcgcctataatcccaactacttgggaggctgaaacaggagaatcgcttgaacccaggaggctgaggttgcagtgagttgagattgcaccactgcactccagcccgggtgccagagtgaaactccatgtcaaaaaaaaaaaaaaaatgcaggatcTCAGGCCCCCTCCTAGAACTACTGAATCTGATGTacatttttaacaagatccccaagtgattctgaaacactgaagtttgagaagtaTTGCTCTAGTTGTTTTAAGTGGTCCAGAACTTAACATTACTAAACTGGTTCCCCAAAAACACATGCTTTAAAGCAAGCCATGAATTAGGAGAtaacaacaaaaccaaagaacTTTAAACCTAAGGCAATTTTAAGAGTActggcaaaaaaacaaacaaacaaacaaaaaaaacacccaaacTAGCTGTgcacatggaattttttttttttccccctgagtcttgctctattacccagactggagtgcaacagcgtgaTGGCGTGATcctgattcactgcaacctccacctcctgggttcaagctattctcctgcttcagcctcccgagtagctgagattacaggcgctagccaccacactcggctaatttttgtatttttagtagagatgaggtttcgccatgttcgccaggctggtctcgaacacccaaactcaagtgatccacccattttggcctcccaaagtgctgggattacaggtgtaagccaccatgcctggcgcaCATGgaatttttctctactttttagaAAGGGTGAGAAACCAGACTGAATGATATAAATACACCACAGGTATTTAAATATCTTGCAACAGTGCCATCTGGTGTGAGTACTCAAGTTGGTTTTCTACCCAGACCAGCTGGTGGTACACTGCACAGCACAACCTGGGACAGTGAGGGATCATACAACTTTCCCTGACTGTTGTGGTTTTGTGGAGATGAAGCaaaaatgagggagggaggagagttcCATTTCTAGCAAAAAGGAGATCCGTGATGATTCTGTGTGAGAAGTCCGTGGAGGATCTCACCCAACTGTCTCCTCTTAGTTCAGGAATGGGGGCCAGAAACAGCTTAGGCTTTAGAGTAGACAGCTGACTGCCAATTCCTTTGTGAATTAGGGCTATCAGCTATTCAGCTCAccctttcttcctgtttcttcacTTCCTCAGAATGCTTCTGCAACGCCACTTTGAGCGACTCTCTGATGAGCTGGACTTCAACTTCAGAAGCAGAGAGTTTCTTTTCAAGGTCAATCTTTTCTCTGCTCAAGGCTTCTGTCTTCTGTGCAAACTGTGCACGTAAGAAAGTGTTTTCTCGCTGCAATTCCTGCCAGAAAGATTCTCAATATGTAACTGTTCTCTACCCTTATAGTCTCATGTACTTTATTCCCAGCATACTTCATGGTCAAATATCATTTTTCTCCAATAATTTCTTTAAgaagtggttctcaactgggtcTTAGGGTTAACAGCATCAGCCTTACCTATTGCTGTAATTTGTTAGCAATGTGCAATGCAATTTCTTAAGCCTAACTCCTAGGCCCACCAAATCAGAAACTATAGGGATGGGTCCCaataatctgtgttttaacaagcgcTCCAgggattctgatgcacactcacatttgagaatcactgccttAAAGCACCTAAGCCACTGTATACTGGAAGGAACCCAAGACAAGACATCAAAAGACCTGGGCTTAAAGCCTGGCTTCCCTCCACTCATTCTCTACGTGATCTCAGGCAAGGTCTTCCTCTTTCtcgggcttctttttttttttttttttttttttttctgagacggagtctcgctctgtcgcccagactggagtgcagtggccggatctcagctcactgcaagctccgcctcccgggtttacgctattctcctgcctcagcctcccgagtagctgggactacaggcgccagccacctcgcccggctagttttttgtatttttttagtagagacggggtttcaccgtgttagccaggatggtctcgatctcctgacctcgtgatccgcccgtctcggcctcccaaagtgctgggattacaggcttgagccaccgcgcccggccttcaattCTTTCATCAGTAAATTTGAAGAATTAACTAGATTTTATTTAAGGCACTTCCCACTGTTAACATTCTGATTCTATGAGACAGGATACTGCCTTAATTAGGTAGCAAAGCCAGTGCTATAACCTGTCAAATATCCAACATTCAAATGCCCAAACTGCAGAAGCTTGGTCAACAAAGCAGGCTTTTCAAGCTCTCAACCCCCACAACCACTGATCTCAGTGAGAATATTATCTTCTTTAGCTGCTCCTAGATATGGAGGATAAAAATGAGAatggccgggtgcaatggctcacgcttgtaatcccagcactttgggaggcttaggtaggcggatcacgaggtcaggatttcgagaccagcctggccaatatggcgacaccccatctctactaaaaacataaaaattagccaggcatggtggcaggcgcctgtaatcctagctacttgggagactgaggcaggagaatcgcttgaaccaggaagacggaggttgcagtgagccgagattgtgccactgcactccagcctgggtgacagagcagggaggaaaaaaaaaaagaaagaatggctcTAAATCCCGCATTACGTTTGCCTCTCTCTCCTTTTGGCCAGGGCTAGAAGATTAAGACTTCTCATAACATCACTCAACTCTAGGACTTTACTATCTACCTTTCTCCCAAGTATGTCTTGACACCCAGGCATCTGGACTTTCACCTGGTTCTTAGCCTTTTCTGCCACCACTAGGGCATGATAAAGGGTGCTTTATAATTAGTATGTTTactctttgagggcagggacaCTTACATCACTTGATCTCTTTCGTATCTCCTGGATACCTAATGGTGCCAAGCATAGGGAAGACACTGAGTTATGACAAACAGAATGCCATCTTGATTGCCAATACTTACCTGTAGCCTCAGCAAGCAGACATCACCAAATGGGGCAGGGCGGCCCAAGAGGGCACTGTGGACTTGCAGTTCGCTCTCTCGCACTTTCTGCTCCAGCTGAGAGATGTGTTTCCTCTGCCTGCACAAGCCGGTAGAATCAGGTCAAGGTCCTGATGCTAACCCCTCGCAATATAAGCCCCTACTAAGTATAATCCCTATTATGTAAGCAAGTtcttagattctggatatcactATTTTCTGAAGGAAGAACAACAAATGAGAAAGATAACTGAGGGGAAATGAGGAAAAGATCAGAGGCAATGAACTGGCTACCCCCTTCAGGCATTCCCTAGAGCCCTAAAGAAATACATAACTGGCCTATTACACTAGCTATATATATGACTAGGCTGCTTATCAAACTGCCTCCACCGTGAGGCAAGACATGGGCCTAAACAGAGGAGGAATGTTTTGCCCTTGGGAAGACTCCATTAGGTGTCTTCAGTGGGGCCTGGGAGAGTAGTCTGGCTCTGTGGTACCCCTTTCCCTCTTACTTATCAATGAGAAGCTCTTTTTCCTTCAGAAGGTGTTCATTACTGTTCAAGATGCTGATCCACTGTGCTGGCTCTAAGATGGGCAGTGAAGGAGCAAAAGCAGCAGGATGGTGGCAGATGGCTCCGTTCTGAAGCTGAAAGGCAAGTAGGCCCAGATGAGCTTGATCTTGACCCACACATGCCTGAAAACACCTGAGCAGTAATCAGCTGGGTCTGTAGTCAAGGCCCAACTTGGCTCAGCCTGATGAGGCCCAatgtttatgaaataattttagctCTGAGGCATGACTGGAAAGAACCTGCCAGGAAGGCTTCTGCCAACTGAACACTCCCTGTTCAAAAAGGCTCTAGTTTCTAAGAAAAGGTCAGTTATCTTTTATTATCTAGCAACAGAGGCAAACCAGGAGCTAGGATGTCCTCACCAACCAAGGAAGGGGAATATGTCTGctcccttccttcccactctTCAGCAGcataaggattttttaaaagaaaatatgctgggcgtggtggctcacgcctgtaatcccagcactttgggaggccaaggcgggcagactccctgagctcaggagttctaaaccagcctgggcaacagggtgaaaccctgcctccactaaaaaatacaaaaaattagccggcgtggcggcatgcgcctgtggttctcagctactcaggaggctgaggcaggaaaattgcttgaatctgggaggtggaggttgcagtgagccgaaatcatgccaccgggagacagagcaagactctgtctccagaaaaaaaacacatacacacacaaaaaaagaaaagaaaagaaaagaaaaaagaaaatacaggccaggtgcagtagctcaccccccaccccccagcactttgggaggccgaggcggacagatcacaaggtcaggagttcgagaccaggctggccagcatggtgaaactctgtttctactaaaaatacagaaaccacccaggtgtggtggcacgcacctgtagtttcagctactcaggaggttgaggcaggataatcacttgaccccccctgggaggtggaggttgcagtgagccgagatcacgccactgcactccagcctccagcactcgagactccatctcaaaaaaaaaaaagaaaaaagaaaatacgaaAGTGATAGAACACAGGGGCTCAAAGAaggttttcatatttatttatttatttattgagacagagtctcactgtcatccacgctggagtgcaatggagtggtcttggctcactgaaacctccacctcccaagttcaagcaattctcccgcctcagcctcccgagtagttgggactataggcgcatgccaccacacctggctaatttttacatttttagtagaggcagggtttcactctgctggccaggttggtctcgaactcctgcccgccttggcccaaagtgctgggattaaaggcatgagtcactgcacctggcctcaaagaTGGTTTTTAAACCCTAGCTCTACCAATCACCAGCTCTATGACCCTGGACAGATTATGTAGTCTAAGAACCTGGTAAGTTTCTACATCTACCTCGTTAGTAcactatgaagattaaataaaattctgtAGCCTAGTGACTCGTATAAATaccttttaaattttcctttgtaACCTTTTGCTATTTTGGAGACCCTAGCTGGTGCTTAATTTGACCACCAAACAGATTCAATGGCCAACAGCTCACAAGCCTGTATTTCCTGTCTACAAACATCTTCCTTCTTTTTACAGCTATTTTCTTTAAAGCCAAAATTCAAAGGACAAAAGCTATTATAATTCTAAGAACGTACAGAACCTAGAAAACCAAGGAAAGATGGACCTCTACCTGCATTTGCTCCATCTGTAAACGGATCAATTCCAGCTGCTGCCGACAAGTGCTGAGTTCACAAGATTGCTCTCGGGGATGCCAAGTGTCAGGACTCGGCTGCCACACCTGAGAGGGCAGAGGCTTGGAGAGCCCGGGAGCAGGCTGGAGTCCCAAAGGGAGGACCCCACTACTATTAGAATGTGGCCCATTCCGCTCAAACACTGCCCCGCTGCCCGGTGCCTTCTTGGCCTCAGGCAACACTTTGTACAACTCCTTGCTTGTGCTGGTTCTTGGGTTGTGGAAGCGGACTCGGTGGTGAGGATCTGAATAAAGTGTCTCCATCATTGCCGACTGATTGAGGGTAGAGTCCATGCTAGGAATATCAAacttccttgcctcttcttgTCTTTCATGGCCCACTGCTGGAAACCAGGACTGCTCAATTCCATTTTCTCCAGGAGCACCAGAGAGATACACGAGATCTCTAGATAGGCCCGGAGAAAGTTTCATTGCACCGAGGTCTCCATTTCTTGTCATTCCCACACTTTCAGCCAACCCTGACAAAGGGAGTTTGGAGGAAGAGGGTCCAACAGGTGTAGAATTTGGCTTGGCAGGAGAGGTCCCTAAAGTAGAAGGCATCACATGGGCTGTTGGAATGGTTACATGGCTTTTGATGGGCTGGAAAGGAGGACTGCTACTTGAGCTGCAAAAATCTGCGGAGAGAATAGTCTTCCATAAGTAAAAATTGAAGCAGCAAGCTTTCTTGAGTTTGAATGCTATGCCAGAAACTCTCTGCCTGTCCTGAGACCAAGCAGAGAGAGCACCGTCATCAAAAGTATCAGGCAGAAAGACACGGCAACCAAACTGGGAGATGTATTTTCCAGGATCTCAAATGCCATTCACAAGGTAAACCAACAAAAGGCAATAATGGCTTCACTTTTAACTTAGTCCTTTGTACCGgaataaaaaaaatcttgtcaGTCAGACAAAGCTGAaaactgaactttaaaaaaagttacttaCTTAAGGAAAATGAGTTAGGTCCTACTCTTCTGGAAGCTGGACAACTCTCAGCTATAATcaaatctaataaaaatatcCTTTCCAAGAGTCGCCAGAATCTTCTGCGACCTCCAAAAGCTCCCCCAGGAAGGTGAGCAACGAGTCCAAACTATCTGAAGAACGAAGCGAACTAGACAGTCTTGCTCAGTATGCAGGGCATGGAGTATGGCATCTGAGGCAGGATTCTGTTCTCTCTCCCATACCCCAGACCTGACTGCCTGGATGTGTGAAGTTATTCTTAGTAACTCTCAGGTTTCACTCTAGCACAGTGAGCACTCTCAATTGGGTACACACTGAAATcctctattttatattttgccttTCACTTGGCCCCTTGTGTGTACCCaactgtggttttgttttttttttaacttttccttcAGACTGAATTCATGTTTCCTATGGCTCCTGCATGGTCTTGGGAGACAACCCTTGATTAGCCCTACTGCAGAAGGTTCATATTTCTACCTATTTCCAACTTTCAAGTACTACTCTGAGGGGGACTACTCCAAGCAAACAATAAAGGAAGAATATGAGGTAACATACTTATTGCTTTCAGCAGGCAGAAAACTAAATAAGGAAACAAGGAatactaatttcttttcttttcaactaTATTCAGTACTTATTCCCAAATCAAGCATATCTACGATGGAGAAGAGCGACTACcaacttgtttctcttttttttctccccaccaACCAACACAGAGCACACGCAGATAACAACAAATACCACAATTGTTCCCAGAATTACGTGAGTATAAGATCAGCTACTATCTTCTCAttaaacaacctttttttttattttgagatggggtctcactctgtcatccaggctggagcacagtggcgtgatcacagttcactgaagcctcaacctcccccgGCTCAGGTGTCCCAcctcagtttttttatttttagtagagatggggtttcgccatgttgcccagactggtctcgaactcatgggctcaagcgatccacccaccttagcctcccaaagtgctaggattataggtgtgagccaccatgcccggccttaagcaactctttaaaaatatgggCAAGccacctcacacctgtcagaatggctattatcaaaaagatgaggCTGgacgcactttgggaggctgaggaggggggatcttgaggtcaggaaatcgaaactatcctggctaacacggtgaaaccccatctctactaaaaatacaaaatattagctgggcgtggtggcacgcgcctgtggtcccagttattccagaggctgaggcaggagaatcacttgaatccgggaggtggaggttgcaatgagccgggatggcaccactgcactccagccagggcgacagagcgagattccatctcaaaaaaaaaaaaaaagagatgaaagacaagtttggagaggatgtagagaaaagggaactctggtacacagttggtgggaatgtaacaacacagtcattgtggaaaacaatggaGTACGTAGGTccctcaaaaaaaccaaaaaactaaaaatagttaccatatgatccagcaatccacttctgggtatatatccaaagaatatgaaattagtatgtcaaagagatatatACAATCCCATGTTTACTGAgtaattattcacaatagccaagttataGAATCAACCGATGAACAGATAAGGAAAATGCAGTATAcagacacaatggaataccagCCTTATAAAAGATGTAATTTAtgtcacttgcaacaacatggatgaacctggaggacactaagagaaataagccaggcacaaaatgacaaatactgcACGTTCTTATTtgtatgtggaagctaaaaaaaccTCGACacatagaaacagagaataaTTGTGGTTACTAGAAGCTCGGGAGCAGGAGGAATCGAGAGATGCTAAGCAAAGGGTAAAACATTTCAGTTAGACGGGAggaataaatactttaaaaaaagatgtgCAAGCCTTATACTATATGCATAGTGTCTAATTTCCTATGCTCAAGATGATTTTGGGGATACATAAAAGGCcacactaaaaacacacacacacacataacaaaacaaaaacctgagtAAGTTCTGACAACATGCATTAGTCTCTCAGGACaccaaaaaagaaatttctcagttAAAGGACCCAGTTTCTGACATCTCACAACTTAAATATAGGACTAGTACACAAAGTTAAGGCAGACTGGTAGTGATAAAGACTTCAAAGACTAGTAAGcaatacaattttttcttttttttttttgagacagagtttcgcccgttgcccaggctggagtgcaatggcacgatctcggcccactgcaacctccgcctcctaggttcaagcgattctcctgcctcagcctcctgagtagctgggattaaaggcatgctccaccacgcctggctaattttgtattttcagtagagacagggcttctccatgctggtcaggctggtcttgaactcccaacctcaggtgatccacccgcctcagcctcccaaagtgctgggattacaggcgtgagccactgcgcctggcccaattttttcttttttgagacggggtctcacccactctgtcgtccaggctggagtgcagtggcacaatcttggctcaccacaacctctgcctcccgggttcaagcgactcttctgcctcagcctcctgagtagctgggattacaggaacccaccaacatgcctggctaatttttgtattttagtagatggggtttcaccatgttggccaggctggtcttgaactcctaacctcaagtgatccacctgtctcagccttccaaagtgctggaattacagggatgagccaccgtgcttaaCCATAAGCAATGTTTTAAATTCTCCATAAAAGCACATAGTATCAGTTCTTATCAAGGGTTGCTGCTCCCATAGTGTAATTACAAAACAGAAGACTGTGAGGTTGTAGCACATGAGGGGTTGCTACCATGAACTCTGCAATACCTCCTTCCATTCTCCATCCATAGCACCACTCTCTCTAGATTCACCAAATTCAGTTCTGAGTCCACACcctctgctatggtttgaaagtGTCTGTCCCCTAaaagttcatgtgttagaaacttaattgccaatgtaacagtattaagaggtgggggtctctaagaggtgactgggtcatgagggTAGAAGCTTCATAATAGATTAGCAGAAGTGAGTTAGTTCTCAAAGCAGTGGGTTGTTATAAAAGCAAGCTtggggccaggcaaggtggctcatgcctgtaatcccagcactttgggaggctgaggcgggcggatcacctgaggtcaggagtttgagaccagtctgatcaacatggagaaaccccatctctactaaaaatacaaaattagctgggtgtggtgacacatgcctggaatctcagcttcttgggaggctgaggcaggagaattgcttgaacccgggaggcagaggttgcagtgagccgagatcctaccattgccctccagcctgggcaacaagagctaaactccatctcaaaaaaaaaaaaaaaaaaaaaagcaagcttgggtttggcacggtggcttacgcctgtaatcctagcactttgggaggcagaggcaagcggatcatttgaggtcaggagttcaagaccagcctggctaacatggtgaaacaccatctctactaaaaatacaaaaattagctgggcgtgatggcgggtgcctgtaatcccagctactcaggaggctgaggcaggagaatcatttgaacctgggaggcggaagctgcagtgagccaagaccccgccactgcactccagcctgagtgacagaaataagactctacctcaaaaagaaaaaaaggcaagctTGGCTCACTCTTGTGGTCTCTGCTTTCCACCATGTTGTGATACAGTACAAAAGCCTTCGCCAGATGCTGCCACTATGCCTTTGGACTTCCCACTCTCCAGAACCATGggcaaaataaacatcttttctgtATAAGTTACACTGTCTCAGGTATTCTCTTATagtaacagaaaacagactaagataacCCCAAAATAATGTCAAAACCAAAGCCAAGAAGAAAAGTACCAACTGACCTAGAAGAATATGGCTTTCCTAATTTTTTATAGATGATAAATGGACATCTTAGAAAATTAAGGTGAGGTCCTTGTCCACATTTTTAACTTATCTATTGGGTTTATCTATTTATATTAAGGAAACTGCCTGATTCAGACTAACTGtgctataaaatataaagttacaccagcggtccccaacctttttggtaccagggaatGGTTTTGTGGAacacaatttttccacagatgatGGTGGGCGGGATGGTTTCAGGAtcaaactgttccacctcagatcatcaggtattagattctcataaggactgagcaacctagatccctcacatgcacagttcacaatagggtttgttcttctatgagaatctaatgtcaccactgatctgacaggaggcgcaGGCTGAGGCAGTAACGCttgctcacctgctgctcacctccagccgtgtggcctggttcctaatatgcatggactggtactggttcACGGGCCAAAAGTTGGAGACCTCTGAGTTACACGGTAAGTCTGGTTTGTggtttagaatttttcttttttttttttgagacggagtcttgctctgtcacccaggctggagtgcaatggtgtgatctcggctcactgcaagctccgcctcctgggttcatgtcattctcctgcctcagcctcctgagaag
This DNA window, taken from Macaca mulatta isolate MMU2019108-1 chromosome 1, T2T-MMU8v2.0, whole genome shotgun sequence, encodes the following:
- the CEP85 gene encoding centrosomal protein of 85 kDa isoform X5 encodes the protein MPSTLGTSPAKPNSTPVGPSSSKLPLSGLAESVGMTRNGDLGAMKLSPGLSRDLVYLSGAPGENGIEQSWFPAVGHERQEEARKFDIPSMDSTLNQSAMMETLYSDPHHRVRFHNPRTSTSKELYKVLPEAKKAPGSGAVFERNGPHSNSSGVLPLGLQPAPGLSKPLPSQVWQPSPDTWHPREQSCELSTCRQQLELIRLQMEQMQLQNGAICHHPAAFAPSLPILEPAQWISILNSNEHLLKEKELLIDKQRKHISQLEQKVRESELQVHSALLGRPAPFGDVCLLRLQELQRENTFLRAQFAQKTEALSREKIDLEKKLSASEVEVQLIRESLKVALQKHSEEVKKQEERVKGRDKHINNLKKKCQKESEQNREKQQRIETLERYLADLPTLEDHQKQSQQLKDSELKSTELQEKVTELESLLEETQAICRDRETQLESLRQREAEFSSAGHSLQDKQSVEETSGEGPEVEMESWQKQYDSLQKIVEKQQQKMDQLRSQVQSLEQEVAQEEGTSQALREEAQRRDSALQQLRTAVKELSVQNQDLIEKNLTLQEHLRQAQPGSPPSPDTAQLALELYQELASCLQDLQAVCSIVTQRAQGHDPNLSLLLGIHSQHPETQLDLQKPDVIKRKLEEVQQLRRDIEDLRTTMSDRYAQDMGENCVTQEKCQKGRGEPASGGQGLRELSYPTLACWIMFVLLIHSQR